Proteins co-encoded in one Arachis hypogaea cultivar Tifrunner chromosome 11, arahy.Tifrunner.gnm2.J5K5, whole genome shotgun sequence genomic window:
- the LOC112722380 gene encoding nucleobase-ascorbate transporter 6, which translates to MAGGGGGGGAPAPKADEPQPHPPKDQLPNISYCITSPPPWPEAILLGFQHYLVMLGTTVLIPTALVPQMGGGNDEKARVIQTLLFVAGINTLLQTLFGTRLPAVIGGSYTYVPTTISIILSGRFSDEPDPIEKFKRIMRATQGALIVASTLQIVLGFSGLWRNVARFLSPLSAAPLVALVGFGLYELGFPGVAKCIEIGLPQLILLVFVSQFVPHVLKGGKHVFDRFAVIFTVAIVWLYAFLLTVGGAYNHAAPKTQSTCRTDRSGLIEAAPWIRVPYPFQWGAPSFDAGEAFAMMMASFVALVESSGAFIAVYRYASATPMPPSILSRGIGWQGVGILLSGLWGTGNGSSVSVENAGLLALTRVGSRRVVQISAGFMIFFSILGKFGAVFASIPPPIVAALYCLFFAYVGAGGLSFLQFCNLNSFRTKFVLGFSIFLGLSIPQYFNEYTAIYGYGPVHTGARWFNDIINVPFQSKAFVAGVVAYFLDNTLHKDPTIRKDRGKHWWDKYRSFKGDTRSEEFYSLPFNLNKYFPSV; encoded by the exons atgGCAGGAGGTGGAGGAGGGGGAGGAGCACCTGCACCAAAAGCAGATGAGCCACAGCCACATCCACCGAAGGATCAGCTTCCTAACATCTCTTACTGCATTACCAGTCCTCCTCCATGGC CTGAGGCTATACTTCTGGGTTTTCAGCATTATCTTGTGATGCTTGGTACAACTGTGCTAATCCCCACTGCTCTTGTTCCCCAGATGGGAGGTGGCAAT GATGAGAAGGCAAGAGTTATTCAAACACTGCTCTTTGTAGCTGGAATCAACACATTGCTGCAAACATTGTTTGGAACTCGATTGCCTGCAGTAATTGGTGGCTCTTATACCTATGTTCCAACAACAATCTCAATTATTCTCTCTGGTCGATTCAGTGATGAACCAGATCCTATAGAG AAATTCAAGAGGATAATGCGGGCTACTCAGGGTGCTCTTATTGTTGCTTCAACTCTTCAAATAGTACTAGGCTTTAGTGGCCTCTGGCGTAATGTTGCAAG GTTCTTAAGTCCTCTTTCAGCAGCTCCTTTGGTCGCACTTGTTGGTTTCGGGCTATACGAGTTAGGCTTTCCTGGG GTTGCTAAATGTATAGAAATTGGATTGCCGCAGCTTATATTGCTAGTTTTTGTGTCGCAG TTTGTACCCCATGTGCTCAAAGGTGGAAAACATGTCTTTGACCGTTTTGCTGTGATATTTACGGTTGCAATTGTATGGTTATATGCATTTCTGCTCACTGTTGGAGGGGCCTATAACCACGCCGCACCCAAAACACAATCAACCTGTCGTACTGATCGTTCTGGCCTAATAGAAGCTGCTCCATG GATACGGGTCCCTTACCCTTTTCAATGGGGAGCACCTTCATTTGATGCAGGTGAAGCCTTTGCCATGATGATGGCATCCTTTGTTGCTCTTGTAGAG TCCAGTGGAGCTTTCATTGCTGTTTACCGGTATGCAAGTGCAACACCAATGCCACCATCTATTCTCAGCCGGGGTATTGGTTGGCAG GGAGTTGGCATTCTGTTATCAGGATTGTGGGGAACTGGCAACGGATCATCCGTATCTGT AGAAAATGCTGGTCTTTTGGCTTTGACTCGTGTTGGCAGTCGGAGAGTTGTGCAAATATCTGCAGGGTTTatgattttcttttcaattcttg GTAAATTTGGAGCAGTTTTCGCTTCCATTCCACCTCCAATTGTTGCTGCCTTGTATTGCTTGTTCTTCGCTTATGTTG GTGCTGGAGGCCTTAGTTTTCTTCAATTTTGCAACCTCAACAGTTTCAGGACTAAGTTTGTATTAGGCTTCTCCATCTTCCTTGGCTTGTCCATTCCGCAGTACTTCAACGAGTACACGGCAATCTACGGTTATGGTCCAGTTCACACCGGCGCAAGATGG TTCAATGACATAATCAATGTCCCATTCCAGTCAAAAGCATTTGTTGCTGGTGTCGTCGCGTATTTCTTGGACAACACGCTACATAAGGACCCAACCATTAGGAAGGACAGAGGAAAACATTGGTGGGACAAGTACAGGTCCTTCAAGGGTGATACAAGAAGTGAAGAGTTCTATTCACTGCCTTTCAATCTCAACAAGTACTTCCCTTCTGTGTAA